AGTACTTTCGCCATATCCCCCGACTCAGATGAACCACTACCCCGCCAATCAATGCGACCTCCACTGAGCACAATCACAGGTGCTTTTTTTTGCAAGTAGAGTTGAGCCGCGTAAATAACGCGATCGCCTGCTTCATTTAAATCTACAGTTGGTCGGGGAAAAAAAGCTGATTTTGTTGCGCCACCCAAAACCACGATGGCTTCTGCATTTGGAATTCCACCCGGAACGTTTTGCCATTCCAGAGAACGCACAAGAGTTCGAGCCACCCAGCTATTACTACTGACTAACAACACCACTAGCGACAGCACAATAAACAAAGCTGCTATGCGGGGTCGCTTCCACAACATAACCAACGCCACCAGCATACATATGCAGGCTAGTCCTAGTGGGTAGAAAAATAACGGTAGTAATTTGGAGAGATATAGGAACATAAGAGTTAGTGGTTAGTGGTTAGTGGTTAGTGGTTATTAGCTACTAACAACTAACCACTAACCACTAACCATTCATTACCTTTCCCAAAATCGTAAATTAATACCTCCACTAGTACGACGGCGGAACTTGCGGCTGATTTTTCTCACTCGCCGTCTATCTGGTTTGTCATCGGGAAGAGCGGATTCTGCGTCTTCCGTATCATCAGTCGGTAGCTGAGTTCTGGAATCTTCTTTGGTTTCCCACCAAGCAATAATCCAACCGCCACCTATACCAGCAATTGCACCTAGCAAGATACCCATAGGAGGATTATAACCTGCAAAGACAAAGCCAAGTAGGA
This genomic interval from Scytonema hofmannii PCC 7110 contains the following:
- a CDS encoding YdcF family protein, encoding MFLYLSKLLPLFFYPLGLACICMLVALVMLWKRPRIAALFIVLSLVVLLVSSNSWVARTLVRSLEWQNVPGGIPNAEAIVVLGGATKSAFFPRPTVDLNEAGDRVIYAAQLYLQKKAPVIVLSGGRIDWRGSGSSESGDMAKVLSSIGIPAEALVQEPESLNTYQNAVNVKKVLESRGIRRVLLVTSAMHMPRSLLIFKRQGIDAIPAPTDFLVSEGELQELSSSPKSAILNLLPSVDNLEMLTAAIKEYVGIIAYGLRGWL